A section of the Pithys albifrons albifrons isolate INPA30051 chromosome 4, PitAlb_v1, whole genome shotgun sequence genome encodes:
- the RRM2B gene encoding ribonucleoside-diphosphate reductase subunit M2 B: MGERRGPAALREAAGPERSSLPTAAENGLDLNEEPLLRKNHRRFVIFPIQYPDIWKMYKQAQASFWTAEEVDLSKDLPHWNKLKADEKYFISHVLAFFAASDGIVNENLVARFSQEVQIPEARCFYGFQILIENVHSEMYSLLIDTYIKDPKKRDFLFNAIETMPCIKKKADWALKWIEDRESTFGERVVAFAAVEGIFFSGSFAAIFWLKKRGLMPGLTFSNELISRDEGLHCDFACLMFHYLVNRPSEERVREIIINAVEIEQEFLTEALPVGLIGMNCTLMKQYIEFVADRLLMELGFSKVFHAENPFDFMENISLEGKTNFFEKRVSEYQRFAVMAETMDNVFTLDADF, from the exons ATGGGCGAGCGCCGGGGCCCGGCGGCGCTgcgggaggcggcggggccggagcgg AGCTCCTTACCAACTGCTGCTGAAAATGGCTTGGACCTCAATGAGGAGCCTCTTCTCAGAAAGAATCACCGCCGCTTTGTCATCTTCCCCATCCAGTACCCAGACATATGGAAGATGTATAAGCAGGCTCAGGCCTCCTTTTGGACAGCAGAAGAG gtTGATTTGTCAAAGGACCTCCCTCACTGGAACAAGCtcaaagcagatgaaaaataCTTTATCTCTCATGTTCTGGCATTTTTTGCAGCCAGTGATGGAATTGTAAATGAAAACCTG GTGGCACGTTTTAGTCAGGAGGTGCAGATCCCAGAAGCTCGTTGTTTCTATGGCTTCCAGATTCTCATTGAGAATGTTCACTCAGAGATGTACAGCTTGCTCATAGACACTTACATCAAAGATCCCAAGAAAAG GGATTTCTTATTTAATGCTATTGAAACAATGCCTTGTATCAAGAAGAAAGCAGACTGGGCTCTGAAATGGATTGAAGACCGAGAATCCACTTTTG GTGAGAGAGTGGTTGCCTTTGCTGCAGTGGAAGGCATCTTCTTTTCGGGTTCCTTTGCTGCTATATTTTGGCTGAAGAAGAGAGGCCTGATGCCTGGACTGACTTTCTCCAATGAACTTATTAGCAGAGATGAG GGTCTACACTGTGATTTTGCTTGTTTGATGTTCCATTATTTAGTGAACAGACCGTCAGAAGAGCGAGTCCGTGAGATCATCATTAATGCTGTTGAAATTGAGCAG GAGTTTCTAACAGAGGCATTACCTGTAGGTCTGATTGGAATGAATTGTACGTTGATGAAGCAATATATTGAATTTGTCGCAGACCGGTTACTAATGGAGCTCGGATTCTCAAAG gtCTTTCATGCAGAAAATCCTTTTGATTTCATGGAGAATATTTctctggaaggaaaaacaaatttctttGAGAAGCGGGTTTCAGAATATCAGCGTTTTGCTGTTATGGCAGAAACAATGGACAATGTCTTCACTCTGGATGCAGATTTTTGA